The following coding sequences are from one Myxococcus guangdongensis window:
- a CDS encoding zinc-dependent metalloprotease translates to MFKRAAVLVVSCGVLAACGTETSDAQIENEEIKANLVEAGFPADDIMEVDGAVYVGRDAHVTLEASREMLLPVQSPEQYRTTNLVASNITKICINPTTAFNSYSRLKAGLTAAVANYNALGLSFTMAVGPTTGCSANITATTMSGAGGSAGFPTGGRPYGTINIGTGLQSYSAGVNEHVITHELGHAVGFRHSDYYNRAISCGSGGNEGTAGVGAILIPGTSGTATVGGSIMNSCFRSTETGNFTSSDRTALTTLY, encoded by the coding sequence ATGTTCAAGAGAGCGGCAGTCCTCGTGGTGAGCTGTGGCGTGCTCGCGGCTTGTGGTACCGAGACCAGCGACGCGCAGATCGAGAATGAGGAGATCAAGGCCAACCTGGTCGAGGCCGGCTTCCCGGCGGACGACATCATGGAGGTCGATGGCGCGGTGTACGTCGGCCGCGACGCCCACGTGACGCTCGAGGCCTCGCGTGAGATGCTCCTGCCCGTGCAGAGCCCGGAGCAGTATCGTACGACCAACCTGGTCGCCAGCAACATCACGAAGATCTGCATCAACCCCACCACCGCCTTCAACAGCTACTCCCGGCTGAAGGCGGGCCTGACGGCCGCCGTCGCGAACTACAACGCGCTCGGCCTGAGCTTCACGATGGCCGTGGGCCCGACGACGGGCTGCAGCGCGAACATCACCGCGACGACGATGTCGGGCGCGGGTGGCTCGGCGGGCTTCCCCACCGGCGGCCGCCCGTACGGCACCATCAACATCGGCACGGGCCTGCAGAGCTACAGCGCGGGCGTCAACGAGCACGTCATCACGCACGAGCTCGGCCACGCGGTCGGCTTCCGTCACTCCGACTACTACAACCGCGCCATCAGCTGCGGCTCCGGTGGTAACGAGGGCACGGCGGGCGTCGGCGCCATCCTCATCCCCGGCACGTCCGGCACGGCCACGGTGGGCGGCTCCATCATGAACTCCTGCTTCCGCTCGACGGAGACGGGTAACTTCACGAGCAGCGACCGCACGGCGCTGACCACGCTGTACTAA
- a CDS encoding Ig-like domain-containing protein, which translates to MRIPPRLRDLLVVMSLSVLAGCGPAPAPQTDAPASEVQSLAPANFLYRQGKQLYLNGAPYQMVGVNSFPLTGCGAAPTDAQLDTFFATLRPNSLTRTWAFRPFGLARIEKVVLAAEKYNQKLILTLADGRSYCGEWDGYNGSDGSGKQPSWYSTGYQANYLPWVRQLVTRFKDSASIGMWELINEPGDADTATIKAFFNVASTTIKNIDPNHLVSSGSWAPWAYGGEAGFQSLHDLPNIDVGSLHEYDYDYNNGNTIVSPHFAPSVRAMNALNKPLIIGETGINAADSNCRTNRNTRRDAMRAKFQQYLAGGASVVLIWNAQSNNSTACEHTFGPNDPLVPMIKDFPLPEVPTEPPPGGTVQLNDATTGSGLGQFEYLGTWEAGTGTGKFQQDDHFSNTTNASFVVRFSGTQAKLYGSAASHHGIATVSVDSGAPVDVDFYAATRQDQKLLWTSAVLSAGNHTLTVTVSGRKNTASSGFVINADRVDVTTAQGDTTPPTVSITQPSAGTLPVGNVTVDVAASDAGGVARVELWVDGVKLAEDPSSPYAFTWSATAGAHSLVARAVDTAGNVGTSASVAVTVVGQQLVEVQVNDAVEGTGLEQFQYTGTWQAGTGTGKYLEDDHYASATGASYTVRFNGTQAKLYGSAASHHGIATVSLDNGTPVDVDFYAASRQEQKLLWTGPVLTAGNHTLTVTVSGRKNTASSGFVINADRVALTVLR; encoded by the coding sequence ATGCGAATCCCCCCTCGACTCCGCGACCTCCTCGTCGTCATGTCCTTGTCGGTGCTGGCCGGGTGCGGTCCGGCACCGGCGCCGCAGACGGATGCCCCCGCGTCCGAAGTCCAATCCCTGGCACCCGCCAACTTCCTCTACCGTCAGGGCAAGCAGCTCTACCTCAACGGCGCGCCCTATCAGATGGTGGGGGTGAACTCGTTCCCGCTGACGGGGTGTGGCGCGGCGCCCACCGACGCCCAGCTGGACACCTTCTTCGCCACGCTGCGCCCCAACAGCCTCACCCGGACATGGGCCTTCAGGCCCTTCGGGCTGGCGCGCATCGAGAAGGTGGTGCTCGCCGCCGAGAAGTACAACCAGAAGCTCATCCTCACGCTCGCCGACGGGCGCAGCTACTGCGGCGAGTGGGACGGCTACAACGGCTCCGACGGCAGCGGCAAGCAGCCCTCCTGGTACTCCACCGGCTACCAGGCGAACTACCTCCCCTGGGTCCGGCAGCTCGTCACGCGCTTCAAGGACTCCGCGTCCATCGGCATGTGGGAGCTCATCAACGAGCCGGGCGACGCGGACACCGCCACCATCAAGGCCTTCTTCAACGTCGCCAGCACCACCATCAAGAACATCGACCCCAACCACCTGGTCAGCTCGGGCTCCTGGGCGCCCTGGGCCTACGGCGGCGAGGCGGGCTTCCAGTCGCTGCATGACCTGCCCAACATCGACGTGGGCAGCCTCCACGAGTACGACTACGACTACAACAACGGCAACACCATCGTCTCGCCGCACTTCGCGCCCTCCGTGCGGGCGATGAACGCGCTGAACAAGCCGCTCATCATCGGCGAGACGGGCATCAACGCCGCGGACAGCAACTGCCGCACCAATCGCAACACGCGCCGCGACGCCATGCGGGCGAAGTTCCAGCAGTACCTGGCCGGCGGCGCGTCGGTCGTCCTCATCTGGAACGCCCAGTCCAACAACTCCACGGCATGCGAGCACACCTTCGGCCCCAATGACCCCCTGGTGCCGATGATCAAGGACTTCCCCCTGCCGGAGGTCCCCACCGAGCCGCCCCCGGGCGGCACCGTGCAGCTCAATGACGCCACCACGGGGAGCGGGCTCGGTCAGTTCGAGTACCTGGGCACGTGGGAGGCCGGCACCGGCACCGGCAAGTTCCAGCAGGACGACCACTTCTCCAACACCACCAACGCCTCGTTCGTCGTGCGCTTCAGCGGCACCCAGGCGAAGCTGTACGGCTCGGCCGCGTCCCACCACGGCATCGCCACCGTCTCCGTCGACAGCGGCGCGCCCGTGGACGTGGACTTCTACGCCGCCACCCGCCAGGACCAGAAGCTCCTGTGGACCAGCGCCGTGCTGAGCGCGGGCAACCACACCCTCACCGTCACCGTGTCCGGACGGAAGAACACGGCCTCCTCCGGCTTCGTCATCAACGCGGACCGCGTGGACGTGACGACGGCGCAGGGCGACACCACGCCGCCCACCGTGAGCATCACCCAGCCGTCCGCGGGGACGCTGCCGGTGGGCAACGTGACGGTGGACGTGGCGGCGAGCGACGCGGGCGGCGTGGCCCGGGTGGAGCTGTGGGTGGACGGCGTGAAGCTGGCCGAGGACCCGTCCTCGCCCTACGCCTTCACCTGGAGCGCCACGGCGGGAGCGCACTCGCTGGTGGCCCGGGCGGTGGACACCGCCGGCAACGTGGGCACCAGCGCGAGCGTCGCCGTCACCGTGGTGGGCCAGCAGCTCGTCGAGGTGCAGGTGAACGACGCGGTGGAGGGCACGGGCCTGGAGCAGTTCCAGTACACGGGCACGTGGCAGGCGGGCACCGGCACCGGCAAGTACCTGGAGGATGACCACTACGCGTCGGCCACGGGGGCCTCGTACACGGTGCGCTTCAACGGCACCCAGGCCAAGCTGTACGGCTCGGCCGCGTCCCACCACGGCATCGCCACCGTCTCCCTCGACAATGGCACGCCCGTGGACGTGGACTTCTACGCCGCCTCCCGCCAGGAGCAGAAGCTCCTGTGGACCGGCCCCGTGCTGACCGCGGGCAACCACACCCTCACCGTCACCGTGTCCGGCCGGAAGAACACGGCCTCCTCCGGCTTCGTCATCAACGCGGACCGCGTCGCGTTGACCGTGCTGCGCTGA
- a CDS encoding trypsin-like serine peptidase has protein sequence MTRPLGSILKPWGSRLAGTVFLGLSACGSPVPAPYELKVCEEPPPVAGVTAFTQCGPSLDFTPINRYQGPLPSIQEREDAVVLINGSCTGTLIAASAGPVVLTAGHCVGLGDRSFVVFNFETDPDGDPLMTEGTVIEQSAAPDYALILLDTLPTAAPVPLTTLATERLAVIQHPRGSPKVIAEGRFADSCNQLVYYTDLDTLVGSSGAAVLNEQGYVLGIHTDGDCEASGRGANRGWTASSIVEASEYLQASDIAER, from the coding sequence ATGACGCGACCCCTCGGTTCCATCCTGAAACCCTGGGGTTCGCGCCTCGCGGGCACCGTGTTCCTGGGCCTCTCGGCCTGTGGGAGCCCGGTGCCCGCACCCTATGAATTGAAGGTCTGCGAGGAGCCGCCGCCGGTTGCGGGCGTCACCGCCTTCACGCAGTGTGGTCCGTCGCTCGACTTCACGCCCATCAATCGCTACCAGGGCCCGCTCCCGAGCATCCAGGAGCGCGAGGACGCCGTCGTCCTCATCAACGGCAGCTGCACCGGCACGCTGATTGCCGCGAGCGCGGGGCCGGTGGTGCTCACCGCGGGCCACTGTGTCGGGCTCGGGGACCGCTCCTTCGTGGTGTTCAACTTCGAGACCGATCCCGACGGCGACCCCTTGATGACGGAGGGCACGGTCATCGAGCAATCGGCCGCGCCGGACTACGCCCTCATCCTGCTCGACACGCTCCCCACCGCCGCGCCCGTCCCGCTGACGACGCTGGCCACCGAGCGGCTGGCCGTCATCCAGCATCCGCGCGGCTCCCCCAAGGTCATCGCCGAGGGGCGCTTCGCCGACTCGTGCAACCAGCTCGTCTACTACACGGACCTGGACACCCTGGTGGGCAGCTCCGGGGCCGCGGTGCTCAACGAGCAGGGTTACGTGCTGGGCATCCACACCGACGGCGACTGTGAAGCGTCGGGGCGCGGCGCCAACCGGGGCTGGACGGCGAGCTCCATCGTCGAGGCCTCCGAGTACCTCCAGGCCAGCGACATCGCCGAGCGCTGA